A genomic segment from Candidatus Viadribacter manganicus encodes:
- a CDS encoding CinA family protein: MTGHPNYERAEQLLRRTKALGYMIVTAESCTGGLIAATLAAVPGASASLERGFVTYSNEAKAELLGVPEDLLRDHGAVSREVAIAMARGALAHSPGHLAVAVTGIAGPSGGSAEKPVGLVHVAAARRDGLALHEEMRFGEIGRHAVQYETVSVALDMLTRLLD; encoded by the coding sequence ATGACAGGCCATCCTAACTACGAACGAGCTGAGCAATTGCTTCGCCGAACTAAAGCGCTGGGATACATGATCGTCACGGCGGAAAGTTGCACAGGCGGATTGATCGCGGCGACCCTCGCGGCGGTGCCGGGAGCATCGGCCTCACTTGAGCGCGGCTTTGTGACCTATTCGAACGAAGCCAAAGCTGAGCTGCTGGGTGTGCCCGAGGATCTTCTTCGCGATCATGGCGCAGTCAGTCGTGAGGTGGCGATAGCCATGGCGCGAGGCGCGCTTGCCCATTCTCCGGGACACTTGGCGGTGGCTGTGACCGGCATTGCGGGGCCGAGCGGTGGAAGCGCCGAAAAGCCCGTCGGCCTCGTTCACGTTGCGGCGGCGCGACGCGACGGGCTGGCTTTGCATGAAGAGATGCGGTTTGGAGAAATCGGCCGGCATGCCGTGCAATACGAGACTGTCTCGGTTGCGCTAGATATGTTGACGCGCCTACTCGACTAA
- a CDS encoding type II toxin-antitoxin system RatA family toxin, with the protein MARTIIEAERVLPYAPEDLCRLVGDVRVYPEFVPFLKRMRIIKEEPREHGGWQGVAEADVGWQAIKVTFATSVRCEPAKGEVEVALVKGPLHSLNNRWWFRPHEGGGAHVRYWIAYEFKNPLLQGAISANKDKLASKIMEAFEREAKRRLA; encoded by the coding sequence ATGGCCCGCACGATTATCGAAGCCGAGCGCGTGCTGCCGTATGCGCCCGAAGACTTGTGTCGCCTGGTCGGCGATGTGCGCGTCTACCCCGAATTCGTGCCATTCTTGAAGCGCATGCGCATTATCAAAGAGGAGCCGCGCGAGCACGGGGGATGGCAGGGCGTCGCCGAGGCTGACGTGGGCTGGCAAGCCATCAAGGTGACCTTCGCAACAAGCGTACGATGCGAGCCAGCAAAAGGGGAGGTGGAGGTCGCCCTCGTGAAGGGCCCGCTTCACTCGCTGAACAATCGCTGGTGGTTCCGGCCACATGAAGGTGGAGGCGCGCACGTCCGCTACTGGATCGCCTACGAGTTCAAGAATCCGCTACTGCAGGGCGCAATCTCAGCAAACAAAGACAAGCTTGCATCAAAAATCATGGAAGCGTTCGAGCGAGAGGCAAAGCGGCGCCTCGCCTGA
- the lipA gene encoding lipoyl synthase, giving the protein MPTLIDLRPEGDPSRPRHPEKEGRPDNASPRKPEWIRVKAPTSLGYHQTKELVRDLKLHTVCEEAGCPNIGECWSQKHATFMILGGICTRACSFCNVATGKPLPLDAAEPENVAFATAQMGLKHVVITSVDRDDLEDGGADHFVQTIQAVRRAAPEATIEILTPDFLRKPGGAERVIDAAPDVFNHNLETVPRLYHSIRPGARYYQSLRLLDSVKQRDPKQFTKSGLMVGLGEAKDEVLQVMDDLRVAGVDFLTIGQYLQPTKKHAAIDRFWTPDEFKALETIAYAKGFLMVSASPLTRSSHHAGEDFARLKAARLALSKD; this is encoded by the coding sequence GTGCCAACCCTGATTGATTTGCGCCCAGAAGGCGACCCAAGCCGCCCGCGCCATCCTGAAAAGGAGGGCCGGCCCGACAACGCCAGCCCACGGAAGCCGGAGTGGATTCGGGTCAAAGCGCCCACCAGCCTCGGCTACCACCAGACAAAAGAACTTGTCCGGGATCTCAAGCTCCACACCGTTTGCGAAGAAGCGGGCTGCCCAAACATCGGCGAATGCTGGAGTCAAAAGCACGCAACCTTCATGATCCTTGGCGGCATATGCACGCGTGCGTGCAGCTTCTGCAATGTCGCCACCGGCAAGCCGCTGCCGCTCGATGCGGCCGAACCGGAGAACGTTGCGTTCGCCACCGCGCAAATGGGCCTGAAGCACGTCGTCATCACGAGCGTCGATCGTGATGATCTCGAAGACGGCGGCGCCGATCACTTCGTTCAGACAATCCAAGCCGTCCGTCGCGCAGCGCCTGAGGCGACGATTGAGATTTTGACACCGGACTTTCTGCGCAAGCCGGGCGGCGCCGAGCGCGTCATCGATGCAGCGCCTGACGTGTTCAACCACAATCTCGAAACCGTGCCTCGGCTCTATCATTCGATCCGCCCCGGCGCGCGCTACTACCAATCGTTACGGCTGTTGGATTCGGTAAAGCAGCGCGACCCGAAACAGTTCACGAAATCAGGCCTGATGGTTGGGCTCGGTGAAGCGAAAGACGAAGTGCTTCAGGTCATGGATGACCTTCGCGTGGCCGGCGTCGATTTCCTCACCATCGGCCAATACCTGCAGCCGACCAAAAAACACGCCGCGATCGATCGCTTCTGGACGCCCGATGAGTTCAAGGCGCTTGAAACCATCGCCTACGCCAAGGGCTTCCTGATGGTCTCGGCCAGTCCGCTGACACGCTCCTCGCACCACGCTGGAGAAGACTTTGCGCGGCTCAAGGCGGCGCGTTTGGCGCTGTCCAAAGACTAG
- a CDS encoding AMP-binding protein, with protein MAQRSFELARTRVSLFEALLRARDLKGGKFKILEDHTRTPQTYDDIVRKAFALGGKLDTLIKRRETAGILLPTGVACTVAFFALHAIGRTPAMLNFTAGAMNLRSACDAANVRKIITARAFIKMAKLEALEAELSKFAKLIYLEDIGKTIDFGDKLVALVKGFFPRLFAAKASPDDTGVILFTSGSYGTPKGAVLSHANIVGNVEQAHAHIPFDPNWSFFCPLPMFHSFGLTGGVMLPIFTGHKTFLFPSPLQVKEIPKLIKETGANVFFATDTFAQQYARNAADGDLNCIQLMVCGAERVKPETRELYMQRFGVELLEGYGATEASPVIAVNIPGANKHGSVGQFIPGIEWRLEPVPGIEGGQKLYVRGPNVMRGYLDPTKPFGIDLLPEGWHDTGDVVDVDEDGFIRILGRVKRFAKVGGEMVSLNAVESYAQTVWPEHLHAAVALPDSRKGERIILFTDHAGATAEDLLAWCKANGASELAVPKRIVVVDEIPVLGSGKTDYVVMQRMAAERFAEAKAA; from the coding sequence ATGGCGCAACGCTCTTTCGAACTGGCGCGCACGCGCGTCTCCTTGTTCGAGGCCCTGCTCCGAGCCCGTGATCTAAAGGGCGGCAAGTTCAAGATTCTTGAGGATCACACCCGCACGCCGCAGACGTACGATGACATCGTTCGGAAGGCATTCGCGCTGGGCGGCAAGCTCGACACCTTGATTAAGCGGCGCGAGACCGCCGGAATCTTGCTCCCGACCGGTGTTGCCTGCACGGTGGCGTTCTTCGCGCTGCATGCGATAGGCCGCACGCCGGCGATGCTCAATTTCACGGCCGGCGCGATGAACCTGCGTTCAGCTTGCGATGCGGCGAACGTGCGCAAGATCATAACGGCGCGCGCCTTCATCAAGATGGCCAAGCTCGAAGCGCTTGAGGCCGAACTCTCGAAGTTTGCCAAGCTGATCTATCTTGAAGACATCGGCAAAACGATCGACTTCGGTGATAAGCTTGTCGCCTTAGTGAAAGGCTTCTTCCCGCGCTTGTTCGCGGCGAAGGCGAGCCCGGATGATACGGGCGTGATCCTCTTTACGTCTGGTTCCTACGGGACGCCAAAGGGCGCGGTGCTCAGCCACGCCAATATCGTCGGCAATGTCGAGCAAGCGCACGCGCATATTCCGTTCGATCCGAACTGGTCGTTCTTCTGTCCGTTGCCGATGTTCCATAGTTTCGGCCTGACAGGCGGCGTGATGCTGCCGATCTTCACTGGCCATAAGACGTTCCTCTTCCCGTCACCGCTGCAGGTGAAGGAAATTCCAAAACTCATCAAAGAGACAGGCGCCAACGTCTTTTTCGCGACCGATACCTTCGCACAGCAGTATGCGCGCAATGCCGCTGACGGTGATCTCAACTGCATCCAGTTGATGGTGTGTGGCGCTGAGCGGGTGAAACCGGAAACGCGCGAACTTTACATGCAACGCTTCGGCGTTGAACTGCTCGAAGGCTACGGCGCGACGGAAGCTTCGCCGGTGATCGCGGTGAACATCCCGGGCGCCAACAAGCATGGCAGCGTTGGCCAGTTCATTCCCGGCATTGAATGGCGTCTAGAGCCCGTGCCCGGCATCGAGGGCGGCCAAAAGCTCTATGTTCGTGGCCCGAACGTGATGCGCGGCTATCTCGATCCCACCAAGCCGTTCGGCATCGACCTTCTGCCTGAAGGTTGGCACGACACCGGCGATGTCGTGGACGTCGATGAGGATGGCTTCATCCGTATCCTTGGTCGCGTGAAGCGTTTCGCCAAGGTTGGCGGCGAGATGGTGTCGCTGAACGCAGTCGAGAGCTATGCGCAAACTGTGTGGCCAGAACATCTCCACGCCGCCGTCGCCCTGCCTGACTCTCGCAAAGGCGAACGCATTATTCTGTTCACCGACCACGCGGGCGCGACTGCGGAAGACTTGCTCGCCTGGTGCAAGGCCAATGGCGCAAGCGAACTTGCGGTGCCTAAGCGGATTGTGGTGGTCGATGAGATTCCGGTGCTCGGCAGCGGTAAGACCGATTACGTCGTGATGCAACGCATGGCGGCAGAGCGGTTTGCTGAGGCAAAGGCCGCTTGA
- the lpdA gene encoding dihydrolipoyl dehydrogenase: MSNSFDVIVIGSGPGGYVTAIRASQLGLKTAIVERDRLGGICLNWGCIPTKALLRSAEVYRNAMHAKDYGLTIENVSFDPEAVVKRSRGVAGRMEKGVQFLMKKNKITVLEGDARLEKGAASPKVIVKGKDGKEAPYEAKHVILATGARAREIPAAGLKSDGKRIWTYRDAMTPPSWPESLLVFGSGAIGIEFASFYAAFGVKTTVVELLDRVLPVEDEEISAFAKKRYEREGLKIMTSTEAKSLKATANGVEAVVQANGKQETLTASHAIVAIGITGNIENLGLEGLGVKTDRGHIVTDGYGKTNVAGLYAIGDVTGAPWLAHKASHEGVICIEAIAGQKPHPLIKERIPGCTYSHPQVASVGITEAKAKAAGREVRVGRFPFVGNGKAIALGEDQGMVKVVFDAKTGELLGAHMIGAEVTELIQGYAIAMQTETTEHELMETVFPHPTLSEMMHEAVLDAYGRVLHV; this comes from the coding sequence ATGAGTAATTCCTTCGACGTCATCGTTATTGGTTCGGGTCCCGGCGGCTATGTCACTGCGATCCGAGCTTCGCAGCTTGGGCTGAAGACCGCCATTGTTGAGCGCGACCGATTGGGTGGGATTTGCCTCAACTGGGGCTGCATCCCGACAAAGGCATTGCTCCGTTCCGCCGAAGTCTATCGCAACGCGATGCATGCGAAGGATTACGGCCTCACCATCGAGAACGTTAGCTTTGACCCTGAGGCCGTAGTGAAGCGCTCGCGCGGTGTGGCTGGACGCATGGAGAAGGGCGTCCAGTTTCTGATGAAGAAGAACAAAATCACTGTGCTCGAAGGCGATGCCAGACTTGAGAAAGGCGCAGCCTCACCGAAGGTGATCGTGAAGGGTAAAGACGGCAAGGAGGCGCCTTACGAAGCCAAGCACGTCATCCTCGCCACCGGCGCGCGGGCGCGCGAGATTCCAGCGGCTGGCCTTAAGTCGGATGGCAAGCGCATTTGGACCTATCGCGATGCCATGACGCCGCCGTCGTGGCCTGAGTCTCTGCTCGTGTTCGGCTCAGGCGCCATCGGCATCGAGTTCGCGAGTTTCTATGCGGCGTTCGGCGTCAAAACGACGGTGGTCGAATTGCTCGATCGCGTGCTGCCGGTCGAGGACGAAGAAATCTCCGCCTTCGCCAAGAAACGCTACGAGAGGGAAGGTCTAAAGATCATGACCTCCACCGAAGCGAAATCGCTGAAGGCGACCGCGAACGGCGTTGAGGCTGTCGTGCAAGCGAACGGCAAGCAGGAAACGCTGACCGCCTCACACGCGATCGTCGCTATTGGCATCACCGGCAACATCGAGAACCTTGGTCTGGAAGGCCTAGGCGTCAAAACCGATCGCGGTCACATCGTCACAGATGGCTACGGCAAGACCAACGTCGCCGGCCTATACGCGATCGGCGATGTCACCGGCGCGCCGTGGCTCGCGCATAAGGCAAGTCACGAGGGCGTCATCTGCATCGAAGCCATCGCCGGTCAGAAGCCGCATCCTTTGATCAAGGAGCGCATTCCAGGCTGCACATACTCGCACCCGCAAGTCGCCAGCGTCGGCATTACCGAAGCGAAGGCCAAAGCCGCGGGTAGGGAGGTGCGCGTTGGCCGCTTTCCGTTCGTCGGCAACGGCAAGGCGATCGCGCTAGGCGAAGATCAGGGCATGGTCAAAGTCGTGTTCGACGCCAAGACCGGCGAACTCCTCGGCGCGCACATGATCGGCGCCGAAGTCACCGAGCTCATCCAAGGCTACGCCATCGCCATGCAAACGGAGACCACCGAGCACGAGCTTATGGAAACCGTCTTCCCGCACCCAACGCTGTCCGAGATGATGCACGAAGCGGTGCTGGATGCGTACGGGCGCGTGCTGCACGTTTAG
- a CDS encoding MarC family protein, whose amino-acid sequence MLSLLLASFVTFFVAIDPVAMAPMFTTMTSRMTPEWRRKMAFKSIAIATGILLAFAFGGAWLLEQIHVSIDAFRIAGGLLLFLIAVDMLFEKRSERREERAEQVAAHQAQHPEAQDDISVFPLAIPLISGPGAIASIMLFFAENEDIVSRGFILLGVGANLTLCLIAFLMASTLSKIMGETVASMLTRIFGILLAALAAQFVVDGIRNVFGIVAN is encoded by the coding sequence ATGCTTTCTCTGCTGCTCGCTTCCTTCGTGACCTTCTTTGTCGCCATTGATCCGGTCGCCATGGCGCCGATGTTCACGACCATGACGTCGCGCATGACGCCCGAGTGGCGGCGCAAGATGGCATTCAAATCGATCGCTATCGCCACGGGCATCCTGCTCGCGTTTGCGTTTGGCGGCGCGTGGTTGCTGGAACAGATCCACGTATCGATCGACGCCTTCCGCATCGCCGGCGGCCTACTGCTCTTCCTCATCGCTGTAGACATGCTGTTCGAGAAGCGCTCCGAACGCCGTGAGGAGAGGGCAGAGCAAGTCGCCGCCCACCAGGCGCAGCACCCTGAAGCTCAGGACGACATTTCCGTTTTCCCGCTGGCAATCCCGCTCATCTCCGGTCCCGGCGCCATTGCCTCGATCATGCTCTTCTTCGCGGAAAACGAGGACATCGTGAGCCGCGGCTTCATTCTGCTCGGCGTCGGCGCGAACTTGACGCTCTGCCTGATCGCGTTTCTCATGGCCAGCACGCTGTCGAAGATCATGGGGGAGACTGTGGCTTCGATGCTCACCCGTATCTTCGGCATTCTACTGGCGGCGTTAGCGGCGCAGTTCGTGGTCGACGGCATAAGAAACGTGTTTGGGATCGTGGCCAACTAG
- a CDS encoding response regulator, which translates to MLTDDTAEKAVLRILIADGSAFQRRLTTEALRSVGRVQIDYAENVEQCLMALSYSHPDILIADWDIDEGAGLTLVRRIRAGDAGQGFRKLAIIMVTTGNNAGDVRRARNAGVDEFILRPFSTQTILKRVTAVRGRRRDFVESTRYVGPCRRRRAAEDAYDGPRRRLFDSSDKNADAPDVQIRKGLARMYCERIGVLLRALQPGDATAIRDLCLTCGQLSALAGDMKDRLLMSATSSLFNYIKGVGAEAQLNLGVVQAHLDSIVQLAELPNHQVEIRQTVTQQLSVMVTKKLRQSGQAA; encoded by the coding sequence ATGCTTACGGACGACACGGCCGAAAAGGCCGTTCTCAGAATTCTCATTGCGGACGGTTCAGCGTTTCAAAGACGGCTGACGACAGAGGCGTTGCGCTCGGTGGGCCGCGTCCAGATTGATTATGCTGAGAACGTCGAGCAATGCCTCATGGCGTTGAGCTACAGCCATCCAGACATCCTGATCGCGGATTGGGATATCGACGAAGGCGCGGGTCTGACGTTGGTTAGACGGATCCGTGCTGGCGACGCTGGTCAAGGCTTTCGCAAACTTGCGATCATCATGGTCACGACCGGCAATAATGCAGGCGATGTACGCCGCGCGCGCAATGCTGGTGTCGATGAATTCATTCTGCGCCCCTTCTCGACCCAAACCATATTGAAGCGCGTCACGGCAGTACGTGGTCGCCGGCGAGATTTTGTTGAAAGCACGCGCTACGTCGGCCCTTGCCGCCGCCGCAGAGCTGCTGAAGACGCTTATGACGGGCCGCGGCGGAGATTGTTCGACAGCTCTGACAAGAACGCTGATGCGCCTGATGTGCAAATTCGCAAAGGTTTGGCTCGCATGTATTGCGAGCGTATCGGCGTACTGCTGCGGGCGCTACAGCCTGGCGACGCCACGGCCATCCGCGATCTGTGCCTCACATGCGGCCAGTTGAGTGCTCTGGCGGGCGATATGAAAGATCGCTTGTTGATGTCCGCGACCTCTTCCCTCTTCAACTATATCAAAGGTGTTGGCGCAGAAGCGCAACTCAACCTCGGGGTCGTGCAAGCGCACCTCGATTCGATTGTGCAACTTGCCGAATTGCCGAACCACCAGGTTGAGATCCGCCAAACGGTGACGCAGCAATTGAGCGTCATGGTCACCAAGAAACTGCGGCAATCAGGCCAAGCAGCTTAA
- a CDS encoding pyruvate dehydrogenase complex dihydrolipoamide acetyltransferase, whose protein sequence is MSIPITMPALSPTMEEGNLSKWHVKAGDKIEPGQVIAEIETDKATMEVEAVDEGVIAEILVPEGSQGVKVNTPIAVLSGEGQAAKPAAAKSSAPTSTEAKQAPPEPTSKRAAPAPQTVASKPAERILASPLARRLAEQGGIDLSGLQGSGPNGRIVRADVEAARKAPPAATQTQASQQSREVTKPAPQQAPPATLESYGIRSNSYDLVPLDLMRKTIAKRMTSSFRDVPHFPLTIDLEIDALLKARGEINKRFADNGVKISVNDMCIKAAALALKLVPEANASYTPDGIAMHHHADVAVAVAIPHGLITPIIWAAETKGLAQISAEMADLALRARERKLKPEEFQGGTFSISNMGMLGIKSFASIINEPHGMIMSIGAGEKRPIVKNDALAIATMMTVTVTCDHRVVDGALGAAFLKAFKSFLEDPMAMLL, encoded by the coding sequence ATGTCGATTCCAATCACCATGCCCGCTCTCTCGCCAACAATGGAGGAGGGCAATCTTTCAAAGTGGCATGTCAAAGCTGGCGATAAGATCGAACCGGGCCAGGTCATTGCCGAGATCGAGACGGACAAGGCAACCATGGAGGTTGAGGCCGTCGATGAAGGCGTCATCGCCGAAATCTTGGTTCCAGAGGGCAGTCAGGGCGTAAAGGTCAACACACCGATCGCGGTGCTCTCGGGCGAAGGCCAAGCGGCAAAGCCTGCGGCAGCGAAGAGCAGCGCACCAACGTCCACCGAAGCCAAACAAGCGCCGCCCGAGCCCACTTCGAAGCGCGCCGCGCCGGCGCCGCAAACGGTCGCCTCGAAGCCTGCAGAGCGCATTCTTGCCTCGCCGCTGGCGCGTCGCCTCGCGGAGCAGGGGGGCATTGATCTCAGCGGCCTCCAGGGCTCAGGTCCTAACGGTCGTATCGTCAGAGCTGATGTGGAAGCCGCCCGCAAAGCGCCGCCCGCGGCCACACAAACGCAAGCGTCGCAGCAATCGCGCGAAGTGACAAAACCCGCGCCGCAGCAAGCGCCGCCCGCAACTTTAGAAAGCTACGGCATCCGGTCAAACAGCTACGATCTCGTGCCGCTTGATCTCATGCGCAAAACAATCGCGAAGCGCATGACTTCGAGTTTTCGCGATGTGCCGCACTTTCCGCTCACGATCGACCTCGAAATTGATGCGCTTCTGAAAGCCCGCGGCGAGATCAACAAACGCTTCGCCGACAACGGCGTGAAAATCTCCGTCAATGACATGTGCATCAAGGCGGCGGCGCTCGCACTGAAACTGGTGCCAGAGGCCAACGCCAGCTACACGCCCGATGGCATCGCCATGCACCACCATGCCGACGTTGCAGTCGCTGTGGCGATCCCTCACGGCCTTATCACGCCGATCATATGGGCCGCCGAAACGAAGGGGCTGGCTCAGATCAGCGCTGAGATGGCCGACCTTGCGCTGCGGGCGCGCGAGAGGAAGCTAAAGCCCGAGGAGTTCCAGGGCGGCACATTCTCAATCTCGAACATGGGCATGCTTGGGATCAAGAGTTTTGCCTCGATTATCAACGAACCGCACGGCATGATCATGTCGATCGGCGCGGGCGAAAAACGCCCGATCGTTAAGAACGATGCGCTCGCGATCGCGACGATGATGACGGTTACGGTGACCTGCGATCACCGTGTCGTTGATGGCGCGCTAGGCGCCGCGTTCCTGAAGGCCTTCAAGAGCTTCTTGGAAGACCCAATGGCAATGCTGCTCTAG
- a CDS encoding pyruvate dehydrogenase complex E1 component subunit beta, translating to MTQILMPALSPTMEEGNLAKWLVKVGDRIEPGQVIAEIETDKATMEVEAVDEGTVAELLVAEGAQGVRVNTPIAVLAGEGDVAAPKQEAKPAPQTPQRAKPAPTSGATAVVQADPDIPAGTQMVKVTVRDALRDAMAEEMRADERVFLMGEEVAEYQGAYKVSRELLQEFGSTRVVDTPITEHGFAGLGVGAAMAGLKPIVEFMTWNFGMQAIDQIINSAAKTLYMSGGQIKSSIVFRGPNGAASRVAAQHSQDYSSWYSHVPGLIVIAPYDAADAKGLLKAAIRNPNPVVFLEHEMLYGAEFEIPDVKDWVVPIGKAKVRRIGSDVTITAHSRMVGLALKAAEQLAEDGVEVEVIDLRTLRPLDTGTILDSVRKTNRIVTVEEGWGQSGVGAEICARVTADAFDYLDAPPTRVHQVDAPLAYAANLEAMALPNVEKIIDAVKAVMYR from the coding sequence ATGACGCAAATCCTCATGCCCGCGCTTTCTCCAACCATGGAGGAGGGCAACTTGGCAAAATGGCTCGTAAAGGTCGGTGACCGGATCGAGCCCGGCCAAGTTATCGCCGAAATCGAGACCGACAAAGCGACGATGGAAGTCGAAGCCGTCGATGAGGGGACGGTTGCCGAACTTCTGGTCGCGGAAGGCGCGCAAGGCGTGAGAGTGAATACGCCGATCGCCGTGCTTGCCGGCGAAGGCGATGTGGCTGCGCCCAAACAAGAAGCGAAACCGGCGCCGCAAACGCCGCAGCGCGCTAAACCGGCGCCTACTTCAGGCGCTACAGCCGTTGTACAAGCCGACCCGGACATTCCGGCCGGCACGCAGATGGTGAAGGTCACGGTGCGCGATGCGCTGCGTGACGCCATGGCCGAAGAAATGCGCGCCGACGAGCGCGTCTTCCTCATGGGCGAAGAGGTCGCTGAGTATCAGGGCGCGTACAAAGTGAGCCGCGAGCTCCTGCAAGAGTTCGGCTCAACGCGCGTTGTCGACACGCCAATTACAGAGCACGGATTCGCGGGACTTGGTGTTGGCGCCGCGATGGCTGGTTTGAAGCCGATCGTGGAATTCATGACCTGGAACTTCGGCATGCAGGCCATCGACCAGATCATCAACTCCGCAGCCAAGACGCTCTACATGTCCGGCGGACAGATCAAGTCGTCGATCGTCTTCCGTGGTCCCAATGGCGCGGCCTCGCGCGTCGCGGCGCAGCACAGTCAGGATTATTCATCCTGGTACAGTCATGTGCCCGGGCTCATTGTCATTGCACCTTACGACGCCGCTGACGCGAAAGGTTTACTCAAGGCGGCGATCCGCAACCCAAACCCGGTAGTCTTCCTGGAGCACGAAATGCTCTACGGCGCGGAATTCGAAATTCCGGACGTGAAGGATTGGGTCGTTCCAATCGGCAAGGCCAAAGTGCGCAGGATTGGGAGCGACGTCACCATCACAGCGCACTCACGGATGGTGGGGCTCGCGCTGAAGGCGGCAGAGCAACTTGCGGAAGATGGCGTCGAAGTTGAGGTTATCGATCTGCGCACACTGCGTCCTCTTGATACCGGGACCATTCTCGACAGCGTTCGCAAGACGAACCGGATCGTGACGGTCGAAGAAGGTTGGGGCCAGTCCGGCGTCGGCGCTGAAATCTGCGCGCGTGTCACAGCTGATGCGTTCGACTATCTTGATGCGCCACCGACGCGCGTCCACCAAGTCGATGCCCCACTAGCTTATGCTGCCAATCTTGAGGCAATGGCGCTGCCGAATGTCGAGAAGATCATCGATGCCGTAAAAGCGGTGATGTATCGGTGA
- a CDS encoding MAPEG family protein: MTPELTYLAYSIILLFVIVFIQASAGIRQHGGLTLANNRDNLPAANTFVARAKRNVDNMRENLWFFAPGILIAAVIGLSNQWTILGAQVFFFARLAHSVTYLAGWPIIRPLFWFAGIVACALIYLALFGILV; this comes from the coding sequence GTGACACCTGAACTTACGTATCTCGCATACTCAATCATTCTTCTGTTCGTGATCGTGTTCATCCAGGCCAGCGCCGGCATTCGCCAGCACGGCGGCCTGACACTCGCCAATAACCGCGACAATCTTCCGGCGGCAAACACCTTCGTCGCGCGCGCCAAGCGCAACGTCGACAATATGCGCGAAAACCTATGGTTCTTTGCCCCGGGCATTCTCATCGCCGCGGTAATCGGGCTCTCGAACCAGTGGACGATCCTTGGCGCGCAAGTATTCTTCTTTGCACGTCTCGCGCACTCGGTGACCTATCTCGCTGGCTGGCCGATCATTCGTCCGTTGTTCTGGTTCGCGGGCATTGTGGCCTGCGCGCTCATTTATCTTGCTCTCTTTGGGATCCTCGTCTGA
- the pdhA gene encoding pyruvate dehydrogenase (acetyl-transferring) E1 component subunit alpha, translating to MAKANGKHSAEATKDELLQYYRDMLLIRRFEERAGQLYGMGLIGGFCHLYIGQEAVVVGMQAALKDGDQVITAYRDHGHMLAAGMTANGVMAELTGRSGGYSKGKGGSMHMFSIEKAFYGGHGIVGAQVSLGTGLAFANKYRNDGKVCLTYFGDGAANQGQVYESFNMAALWKLPVVYIVENNQYAMGTSIQRSSSETHLHKRGVSFNIPGEEVDGMDVVAVREAGRRAVENARAGNGPTLLEMKTYRYRGHSMSDPAKYRTKEEVDEQKAKHDPIEHVKKLILDAGHASEDDLKGADREIRAIVTESAAFAQESPEPDPSELMTDIYIEA from the coding sequence ATGGCGAAAGCGAACGGCAAGCACAGCGCGGAAGCAACCAAGGACGAGTTGCTTCAGTACTATCGCGACATGCTGCTCATCCGTCGCTTCGAGGAGCGAGCCGGCCAGCTTTACGGCATGGGTCTGATCGGCGGCTTTTGCCACCTCTATATCGGCCAGGAAGCTGTCGTCGTCGGCATGCAGGCGGCGCTGAAGGACGGCGACCAGGTCATCACCGCCTATCGCGACCACGGCCACATGCTCGCAGCCGGCATGACCGCAAACGGCGTCATGGCCGAATTGACCGGCCGCAGCGGCGGCTACTCAAAAGGCAAAGGCGGCTCGATGCACATGTTCAGCATCGAGAAGGCGTTCTACGGCGGCCACGGCATCGTCGGCGCGCAAGTTTCGCTCGGCACTGGCCTCGCATTCGCGAACAAATATCGCAACGATGGCAAAGTCTGCCTTACGTACTTCGGGGATGGCGCAGCTAACCAAGGGCAGGTCTACGAAAGCTTCAACATGGCGGCGCTGTGGAAGCTGCCGGTCGTGTATATTGTTGAAAACAACCAATATGCGATGGGCACCTCAATTCAGCGCTCGTCCTCAGAGACCCATCTCCATAAACGCGGCGTCTCCTTCAACATTCCTGGCGAGGAAGTTGATGGGATGGATGTCGTCGCCGTACGGGAAGCGGGACGGCGCGCCGTGGAGAATGCGCGCGCCGGCAATGGCCCAACGTTGTTGGAAATGAAGACCTATCGCTATCGCGGTCACTCGATGTCGGACCCAGCGAAGTATCGCACCAAGGAAGAGGTCGACGAACAGAAGGCCAAGCACGATCCGATCGAGCACGTAAAGAAGCTCATTCTCGACGCAGGTCACGCCAGCGAAGACGATCTCAAGGGCGCCGACCGCGAGATCCGCGCGATCGTCACCGAGAGCGCTGCGTTCGCACAAGAAAGCCCGGAGCCCGATCCGAGCGAATTGATGACTGACATTTACATCGAAGCATGA